From the genome of Vicia villosa cultivar HV-30 ecotype Madison, WI linkage group LG2, Vvil1.0, whole genome shotgun sequence, one region includes:
- the LOC131646374 gene encoding uncharacterized protein LOC131646374: protein MIAGVLGGNANGAAIGADRQLNSFQRNNPPLFKGTHDPDGAQKWLKEIERIFRVIDCAENLKVRYGTHMLSEEADDWWVTTKTELDSDGIAITWAIFKREFLRKYYPEDVRGKKEIEFLELKQGSMTVPEYASKFVELAKHYTPYTNDAAGEFSKCIKFENGLRDEIKQGIRYQRIRRFSDLVDCSRIFEEDSLKLRSSHSRELVDKKGKKPMDRGTPYGRGNPRAGNWKRPSGGDSGAPFRCFNCGEPGHKRNECKKEEKKCFKCGRVGHVAPDCKMRTVTCYNCGEEGHISTQCTKPKKNQSGGKVFALSGSETTPEDRLIKD, encoded by the coding sequence atgattgctggtgtattgggagggaatgctaatggagctgcgattggtgctgacaggcagttgaacagctttcagaggaacaatcctccactgttcaaaggcactcatgaccctgatggtgctcagaaatggttgaaagagatcgagaggatcttccgagtgatcgattgtgcagaaaatctgaaggtgaggtacggtactcacatgctatcagaagaagctgatgactggtgggttactactaaGACTGAATTGGATTCAGATGGGATTGcgattacttgggccatattcaagagagaatttctgaggaagtactatcctgaagatgttcggggaaagAAGGAGATTGAGTTCTTGGAACtgaaacagggtagtatgacagtgcctgaatatgcttccaaatttgtggaaTTGGCTAAGCACTACACACcctacaccaacgatgcagctggagaattctctaagtgtatcaagtttgagaatggtcttcgtgatgagatcaaacagggcATCAGGTATCAAAGGATTCGCCGATTTtctgatttggtggactgtagcagaATATTTGAAGAAGACAGTCTTAAGCTGAGATCATCTCACTCTCGAGAGTTAGTTGAtaaaaagggtaagaagcctatggacagaggtacaccatatggtaggggaaacccaagagctggtaattggaaaaggcctagtgggggagattctggtgctccctttaggtgcttcaactgtggtgaaccaggacataagaggaatgagtgcaagaaagaagagaagaagtgctttaagtgtggcagAGTAGGCCATGTTGCTCCTGACTGTAAGATGAgaactgtgacttgttataactgtggagAAGAAGGCCATATCAGTACACAGTGCACCAAGCCGAAGAAGAACCAGTCTGGGGgaaaagtctttgctttgtctggatcagaaactactccggaggatagactgattaaag